From Candidatus Eisenbacteria bacterium, the proteins below share one genomic window:
- a CDS encoding T9SS type A sorting domain-containing protein, translating into TMGPAQQLTNDPAFSGSASIAATRDGVVHVAWVDTRTASQQIWTKRFVPGSGWTPDELLVFSTAAAAQPSLTSDYEGHLHLVWRDSRDGDNEIYYKEYRPGTGWDAADTRLTVNAATQSEPNVDADPQSNVYVVWTDQRNGAANPDIFYKERKGAAWQAEVALVSSASDTTNSVQQFPAIAHDGQATTYVAWTDHRLPASSGKNREVFYKVGTGFVTGVETESAPPLARLLRNYPNPFNPATKIVFRLERDAQATLRVFDVHGRLVRTLVDSYLAAGPRTVEWDGRDDRGHPLASGTYYMRLQGGGTYVSRAVSLLK; encoded by the coding sequence GACGATGGGGCCGGCGCAGCAGCTGACGAACGACCCCGCGTTCTCGGGGTCGGCCTCGATCGCGGCGACCCGCGATGGGGTGGTGCACGTGGCGTGGGTGGATACGCGGACAGCGTCGCAGCAGATCTGGACGAAGCGTTTCGTTCCGGGGAGCGGGTGGACGCCGGACGAGCTGCTGGTGTTCAGCACGGCCGCGGCGGCGCAGCCGTCGTTGACGTCGGACTACGAGGGTCATCTGCATTTGGTATGGCGGGACAGCCGGGACGGGGACAACGAGATCTACTACAAGGAGTATCGTCCGGGCACGGGGTGGGACGCAGCGGATACGCGGCTGACGGTGAACGCGGCGACGCAAAGCGAGCCGAACGTGGATGCCGACCCTCAGAGCAACGTCTATGTCGTATGGACGGACCAGCGAAACGGGGCTGCGAATCCGGATATTTTCTACAAGGAGCGGAAGGGCGCTGCGTGGCAGGCGGAGGTGGCGCTCGTTTCGTCCGCGAGCGACACGACCAATTCGGTGCAGCAGTTCCCGGCGATTGCCCACGACGGCCAGGCGACGACCTATGTGGCCTGGACGGATCACCGCCTCCCGGCATCCTCGGGCAAGAATCGAGAGGTTTTTTACAAGGTGGGGACCGGCTTCGTGACGGGGGTGGAGACGGAATCGGCTCCGCCGCTGGCCCGGCTCCTGCGCAATTACCCGAACCCGTTCAATCCGGCGACGAAGATCGTGTTCCGGCTGGAACGGGACGCTCAGGCGACGCTGCGGGTCTTCGACGTCCACGGGCGCCTTGTGCGGACGCTTGTGGACTCGTATTTGGCGGCCGGCCCGCGGACGGTGGAGTGGGACGGTCGGGACGACCGGGGCCATCCCCTAGCGTCAGGGACCTACTACATGAGGCTCCAGGGCGGCGGGACGTACGTCTCACGAGCCGTCAGCCTCCTGAAGTAG
- a CDS encoding T9SS type A sorting domain-containing protein → MFRPNSVSASRRFASALLLTALVALVVASPALAGGKTDRRDMYDVFSVGPRPSQTPAVSETTIKHKAYFTDLEGSNAGWGSIDYRLGQPNAWHRVTGIESCVGNAWWCGVTGLTYGDGYDNNWVQTLKTATPINLASSSGNVLTFKHRCMTEDGYDFAWVLIHDGSTASTWDTLAQYSGFLGTSCINASLPIPDTWTTRQQPIQLMFLFGSDFSYSRADSNNTFTGWSIDDVKITATGGAVKFFDDMEAGGSNWVASSPDPGPMWHIENSPGTSVPASCFFLSTNVWVPFQGFGFGQVPDFVDAMLTSPPVDITGIFVGANTSLRLQFDNWINLPSENNVVWSLWIQGSNDGATWTPWHNALYPITFTGTVAQCVEGSYIEFNPYNTPRTGVQPGTRFVRLGFRIRDEKPTDIDASILRLGNRTEGIYFDNIGVYSIYTITGVEPVDGVPVSTRASIQRVYPNPFNPATTIEFSVPKAGATTVRIFDLQGKALATLANSSMSAGVYRVRWNGKTEDGRDLSSGVYFVSVENAGSHSRGSARIIMMK, encoded by the coding sequence GTGTTCCGTCCCAATTCGGTGTCCGCGTCACGCCGCTTCGCCTCCGCTCTGCTCCTGACAGCTCTCGTCGCCCTCGTCGTCGCTTCCCCCGCATTGGCGGGGGGGAAGACGGACAGGAGGGACATGTACGACGTCTTCTCCGTGGGCCCGCGGCCCTCGCAGACCCCGGCAGTCTCCGAGACGACGATCAAGCACAAGGCCTACTTCACGGACCTCGAGGGGAGCAACGCCGGTTGGGGTTCCATCGATTATCGCCTGGGCCAACCCAACGCGTGGCATCGGGTCACGGGAATCGAATCGTGCGTCGGGAACGCGTGGTGGTGCGGCGTGACGGGGCTCACGTACGGGGACGGCTACGACAACAATTGGGTGCAGACACTGAAAACTGCCACCCCGATCAATCTCGCCAGCTCGTCCGGAAACGTCCTGACATTCAAGCACCGCTGCATGACGGAGGACGGGTACGATTTCGCCTGGGTTCTGATCCATGACGGCTCGACGGCCTCGACCTGGGACACACTCGCCCAGTACTCGGGATTTCTCGGCACAAGCTGCATCAACGCGTCGCTCCCGATCCCGGATACCTGGACGACGAGACAACAGCCGATTCAGCTCATGTTCCTGTTCGGTTCGGATTTCAGCTACTCCCGGGCCGACTCCAACAATACCTTCACCGGCTGGTCGATCGACGACGTGAAGATCACGGCCACCGGCGGCGCCGTGAAGTTCTTCGACGACATGGAGGCCGGCGGCTCGAACTGGGTCGCCAGCTCGCCCGACCCCGGGCCGATGTGGCACATTGAAAATTCGCCCGGGACTTCGGTGCCGGCGTCCTGCTTCTTCCTCAGCACGAACGTATGGGTTCCATTCCAAGGGTTCGGGTTCGGCCAGGTGCCGGATTTCGTGGATGCGATGCTCACGTCGCCTCCCGTCGACATCACCGGGATCTTTGTGGGCGCGAACACGTCGTTGCGATTGCAGTTCGACAACTGGATCAACCTTCCCTCTGAAAACAACGTGGTCTGGTCCCTCTGGATCCAAGGCTCGAATGACGGCGCTACGTGGACGCCGTGGCACAATGCGCTCTATCCGATCACGTTCACGGGGACAGTCGCGCAGTGCGTGGAGGGGAGCTACATCGAATTCAACCCCTACAACACGCCGCGGACGGGTGTCCAGCCGGGGACCCGATTCGTCCGCCTCGGATTCCGCATCCGCGATGAGAAGCCGACCGACATAGACGCGAGCATTCTTCGATTGGGGAACCGGACCGAAGGAATTTACTTCGACAATATCGGGGTCTACTCGATTTACACGATCACCGGGGTGGAACCGGTAGACGGGGTCCCGGTGAGCACCCGCGCGTCGATCCAGAGGGTCTATCCGAACCCGTTCAACCCGGCCACGACGATCGAGTTCTCGGTGCCCAAGGCGGGAGCGACCACGGTGCGGATCTTCGACCTACAAGGGAAGGCCTTGGCGACGCTCGCGAACAGCAGCATGTCGGCGGGCGTCTATCGGGTTCGTTGGAACGGCAAGACCGAAGACGGTCGCGATCTCTCCTCCGGAGTCTATTTCGTCAGCGTGGAGAACGCGGGCAGCCATAGCCGCGGATCCGCGCGAATCATCATGATGAAGTAG
- a CDS encoding sugar transferase — MWYIARVDLYRDGGKRVLDLLLASIALLFALPVIALAAAAIRLDSEGPVFHRATRVGRGGKKFTFLKLRSMQIGAEELRGLLLHLNQAQGAAFKLHNDPRVTRVGRFLRKTSLDELPQLWHVLEGHMSLVGPRPPFPEEVEKYEPWMLKRLSVRPGLTCLWQIQGRSDLPFEEWMRLDIEYVDRCSLALDLRILALTIPAVLSARGAY, encoded by the coding sequence CTGTGGTACATTGCGCGGGTGGATCTCTATCGGGACGGCGGCAAGCGAGTCCTCGACCTCCTTCTCGCATCGATCGCGCTCCTCTTCGCCCTCCCCGTGATCGCGCTCGCGGCCGCCGCGATTCGATTGGATTCGGAGGGGCCGGTATTCCACCGCGCCACCCGCGTCGGCCGTGGCGGGAAAAAATTCACGTTCCTCAAGCTCCGCTCCATGCAGATCGGCGCCGAGGAGCTCCGGGGTCTCCTGCTTCATCTGAACCAGGCGCAGGGAGCTGCCTTCAAGCTGCACAACGATCCTCGGGTCACGCGGGTCGGCCGCTTTCTCCGTAAGACCAGCCTCGACGAGCTCCCTCAGCTCTGGCACGTCCTCGAAGGACACATGAGCCTTGTCGGTCCGCGCCCCCCTTTTCCCGAAGAGGTGGAGAAGTACGAGCCGTGGATGCTGAAGCGCCTCTCGGTGCGCCCGGGCCTCACCTGCCTCTGGCAGATTCAGGGACGGAGCGACCTCCCGTTCGAGGAGTGGATGCGCCTCGACATCGAGTACGTGGATCGGTGCTCTCTCGCTCTCGATCTTCGAATTCTCGCCCTGACGATCCCGGCGGTGCTCTCCGCGCGAGGCGCCTACTGA
- a CDS encoding mannose-1-phosphate guanylyltransferase produces the protein MRFHPVILAGGRGERFWPLSRRARPKQLLPLLSDRPMVADTLERLRGLASPKDAWIITSRELRTAVRVAVPSVPRERVIGEPVGKNTAPAVALAAWWLRGMGADAVAVILPSDHRVEPASRFREDLAAAGRVALERRAIVVLGIPPTRPDTGYGYIEAGDPVAAGSEFRGVVAFREKPDAETAVRYVEDGRHLWNAGIFVFAPEVMLEEIRTHAPDIAALLSDLPERPGRGTDAALERYYAAAPWISIDYAVMERTRRAVVARAGFAWDDLGSWAALESQGAKDARGNVVHGRALLEDSSGVIAYSDGGLVAGIGVKDLVIVHTGDVTLVCPRDRAQEVRALVERIKKEKDADALL, from the coding sequence ATGCGCTTCCACCCAGTGATCCTCGCGGGGGGAAGGGGAGAGCGCTTCTGGCCTCTCTCGCGCCGCGCCCGCCCGAAGCAGCTCCTCCCGCTCCTGTCGGATCGGCCGATGGTCGCCGATACGCTCGAGCGGCTGCGCGGCCTCGCGAGCCCGAAGGATGCGTGGATCATCACCTCCCGCGAACTTCGCACCGCGGTCCGCGTCGCCGTGCCGTCGGTGCCGCGCGAGCGGGTCATCGGGGAGCCGGTGGGGAAAAACACGGCCCCGGCCGTCGCGCTCGCGGCCTGGTGGCTCCGCGGCATGGGTGCCGATGCTGTGGCAGTGATTCTGCCGTCCGATCATCGGGTCGAGCCCGCGTCGCGGTTTCGCGAGGACCTGGCCGCGGCGGGGAGGGTCGCGCTCGAGCGCCGCGCGATCGTGGTGCTTGGCATCCCGCCGACCCGCCCGGACACGGGCTACGGATACATCGAGGCGGGAGATCCTGTCGCGGCGGGGTCCGAGTTCCGCGGAGTGGTCGCCTTCCGCGAGAAGCCCGACGCGGAAACGGCGGTTCGATACGTCGAGGACGGGCGGCACCTCTGGAACGCGGGAATCTTCGTGTTCGCGCCCGAGGTCATGCTCGAGGAGATCCGGACTCATGCGCCCGACATCGCGGCGCTGCTTTCGGATCTCCCCGAGCGTCCCGGCCGCGGAACCGACGCCGCCCTGGAGCGGTATTACGCGGCGGCCCCTTGGATCTCGATCGACTACGCCGTGATGGAGCGCACGCGGCGCGCCGTCGTGGCGCGCGCGGGCTTCGCGTGGGATGATCTGGGCTCCTGGGCGGCCCTGGAATCGCAGGGCGCCAAGGACGCGCGCGGGAACGTCGTCCACGGACGGGCTCTGCTCGAGGACTCGAGCGGCGTCATCGCGTATTCGGACGGCGGGCTCGTCGCGGGCATCGGGGTGAAGGATCTGGTCATCGTCCATACCGGCGATGTGACGCTTGTCTGTCCTCGCGACCGGGCACAGGAGGTGCGCGCACTCGTGGAACGGATCAAGAAGGAGAAGGATGCCGACGCGCTCCTCTAG